A stretch of the Notamacropus eugenii isolate mMacEug1 chromosome 2, mMacEug1.pri_v2, whole genome shotgun sequence genome encodes the following:
- the LOC140523328 gene encoding olfactory receptor 10Q1-like: MSSPNTFHLNHSGPTEFVFRLLTTSPKIQAFLFCFFLLLYIMILYSNTAIIWTTYTHTSLHTPMYLFLSSLSFVEICYTTTLVPLMLSNITRARKPIPLAGCATQMFFFATLGSTDCFLLAVMAYDHYVAICHPLQYTLIMTPKLCTQMVAGSLGLALFLSLPLTLLVFTLPFCGHLSEIHHFFCEVPPVLQLACADTHVPRAVLYVISMIVLTAPFLIICISYVFITITILQIPSAEGRQRAFSTCSSHLTVVLLQYGCGSIVYFQPPSTAHADEDWHLALVYTFVTPLLNPIIYTLRNKDVKNALKKALSRKAASDSL, encoded by the coding sequence ATGTCTTCTCCCAACACTTTTCATCTTAACCATTCTGGCCCCACAGAGTTTGTGTTCCGGTTGCTCACCACATCCCCCAAGATCCAGGCCTTCCTCTtctgcttcttcctcctcctttacaTAATGATCCTTTACAGTAACACTGCCATCATCTGGACCACTTACACCCACACTTCTCTACATACACCTATGTATTTATTCCTGTCCAGCCTCTCCTTTGTGGAGATCTGTTACACCACTACATTGGTACCACTGATGCTCTCCAACATCACTCGGGCCAGGAAACCCATTCCATTGGCTGGTTGTGCAACCCAGATGTTCTTTTTTGCCACTCTTGGCAGCACTGACTGTTTTCTATTGGCTGTTATGGCATATGACCATTATGTGGCCATCTGCCATCCCCTACAATATACTCTCATTATGACACCAAAACTGTGTACTCAAATGGTGGCTGGTTCCCTGGGCCtagctctctttctttccctgccACTCACATTATTGGTCTTTACCCTGCCCTTCTGTGGACACTTATCAGAGATCCACCATTTCTTCTGTGAGGTACCCCCTGTACTGCAACTAGCCTGTGCTGACACTCATGTGCCAAGGGCTGTCCTCTATGTGATAAGCATGATTGTACTGACTGCCCCCTTCCTGATCATCTGCATTTCCTATGTCTTCATTACCATCACCATCTTGCAAATCCCCTCAGCTGAGGGGCGCCAGAGAGCCTTCTCCACCTGCTCTTCTCATCTCACTGTGGTCCTCCTACAATATGGCTGTGGCAGTATTGTGTACTTTCAGCCCCCATCAACCGCTCATGCAGATGAGGATTGGCATCTTGCCTTGGTCTACACCTTTGTCACTCCCCTTCTCAACCCCATCATTTATACCTTAAGGAACAAAGATGTCAAAAATGCTCTGAAAAAAGCCTTGAGCAGAAAGGCAGCCTCTGACAGTCTGTGA